The following proteins are encoded in a genomic region of Bubalus kerabau isolate K-KA32 ecotype Philippines breed swamp buffalo chromosome 15, PCC_UOA_SB_1v2, whole genome shotgun sequence:
- the RBM7 gene encoding RNA-binding protein 7, which yields MGAAAAEADRTLFVGNLETKVTEELLFELFHQAGPVIKVKIPKDKDGKPKQFAFVNFKHEVSVPYAMNLLNGIKLFGRPIKIQFRAGSSHASQEVSLSYPQHHVGNSSPTSTSPSRTVDNMTPSAQTIQRSFSSSENFQRQAVMNNVLRQMSYGGKFGSPHLDQSGFSPSVQSHNHTFNQSSSSQWRQDTPSSQRKVRLNSHPYVMDRHYSREQRYSDLSDHHYRGNRDDFFYEDRNHDGWSHDYDNRRDSGRNGKWRSSRH from the exons ATGGGGGCGGCGGCAGCCGAAGCGGATCGCACTCTCTTTGTGGGCAACCTTGAAACGAAAGTGACAGAAGAGCTCCTCTTCGAGCTTTTCCACCAG GCTGGTCCAGTAATTAAAGTGAAAATTCCAAAAGACAAGGATGGTAAACCGAAGCAGTTTGCCTTTGTGAATTTCAAACATGAAGTATCTGTTCCTTACGCCATGAATCTGCTTAATGGAATCAAACTTTTTGGAAGGCCTATCAAGATTCAGTTTAGAGCAG GAAGTAGCCATGCCTCACAGGAGGTCAGTTTGTCCTATCCCCAGCATCATGTTGGAAATTCAAGCCCTACTTCCACATCTCCTAGCAG GACGGTGGATAACATGACTCCATCAGCACAGACAATTCAAAGATCTTTCTCGTCTTCAGAAAATTTTCAGAGACAAGCAGTG ATGAACAATGTTTTGAGACAGATGTCATATGGAGGGAAATTTGGTTCTCCACATCTGGATCAGTCAGGATTTtccccatcagttcagtcacataATCATACTTTTAACCAGTCTTCAAGCTCCCAGTGGCGCCAAGATACACCATCATCACAGAGAAAAGTCAGACTGAATTCTCATCCCTACGTGATGGATAGACATTACAGCCGTGAACAGCGTTACAGTGATCTGTCTGACCATCATTatagaggaaacagagatgaTTTTTTCTATGAAGACAGGAATCACGATGGCTGGAGCCATGACTATGATAACAGAAGAGACAGTGGTAGAAATGGAAAATGGCGCTCATCTCGACACTAA
- the C15H11orf71 gene encoding uncharacterized protein C11orf71 homolog, which yields MAQNSVSLSAGDRRSRVAYLSSSHGDLSSSALALAMVSGDSFLVTRPEAILPEPVPRSSVRLNFRTESRRAPGGGRSPTRFNEGREMEARSRSRQARFSPYPGPAVKLDLLRSVLQQRLAALGGVIVARLSA from the coding sequence ATGGCGCAGAACTCTGTGTCCCTGTCCGCCGGCGATCGAAGGAGCCGGGTGGCTTACCTTAGCTCTTCTCACGGTGACCTCAGCTCGTCGGCCTTAGCGTTGGCGATGGTCTCCGGAGACAGCTTCCTCGTTACCAGGCCCGAGGCGATTCTTCCAGAGCCTGTTCCTCGATCCTCCGTGCGGCTGAACTTCCGGACCGAGAGCCGTCGGGCGCCTGGTGGCGGCCGAAGCCCGACCCGCTTTAACGAGGGAAGGGAAATGGAGGCGCGGAGCCGAAGCCGCCAGGCCAGATTCTCACCTTACCCGGGCCCTGCGGTGAAACTCGACCTTCTAAGAAGTGTCCTGCAACAGCGTCTGGCGGCACTTGGAGGAGTTATCGTAGCCCGTCTTTCAGCTTAA